AAATCTATCTATAAACAACTTCAAATTCTTCAAAAAGTACATACATGTCTTCTGTAAAATTTAAATTATATCTTTTAAAAACAATTGTAAAAAATGATCTATGTTCATCTTTCCAAGATTCAAGATTTTCATCTTCGCCTTTTAATTTACAAATATCATAAGTCATTTCATTAAATTTTTAAATATCTTACATTAATTGTTTTAATCACACATTTGTGATTACGTAATGAATCAGTTACTATTGCATAATCTTCTACTTTTGGTTCTTCTTCATTATCCATCTCATATTGAAAAAAGGCAAATGAAGTTGATTTTTTTGTTCCTTCTATTACTAATTTAAGTAGTTCTTCATAAGTTCTTTCATCATAACCAAAACAAAAATCTTTTTTATAATTTAAATCTTTATTTGCATTTGTTTCAATTTTAAATTTTTCTCAATATTGTTTTATTTTTTGCTCCATTTATATAATTTCCTATTATCTTATATTTTCAAAAAAATTAGTTATTAAACTTTGATATTTTTTTTCTAATTCTGGATTTTTAATCTTAGATATTTTAAGTTTAATTTCATCAATATTTACTTCATTTCTGAAGCTCATTTTATTATTTTCTAATAAATAGTTAACTTCACTAATTTTTGCTAGTTTTATTGCTCCATAACACATCAAACAAGGTTCTAATGTAGTAAACAAAGTACACTCAGATAAATTATTAGTTTTTAACTTCTTAACAGCTTTATTTATAGCATTAATTTCTGCATGCCCTGATATATTTTTATTCTTATAACTATTATTGTAACTGTATGCAACAATTTGTTCATCTTTGATTACACATGCAAAAACAGGTATATCTTTTTTTTTATTATTTACTTTTAATTTATTAATATATTTGTTTATTTCTATCATATCTATAATTATAAACAAAAAAACCGTGATACAAAACACATTCCCTTATAGCTGCTACCTTCCGGTCCTGACTCATTTGGGCGTAATCTTTATCACGGCATAATAATTATACATTTAAAATTGTTAATTTAGTAGTTGGATACTAATCAATTTTAATATCACTTAGTTTTTCTATAATGTTTTTTGCTTTATCTCTTATTTTCACATTATGATCTTGAACAACAATATAAGAGTTATCATAAAACTCTTTAAACATTGAAAGATCATTATTGTCATCACCAGCCACAATTACATCATTTTCACTAATATTTAATTGTTTCATCATTTC
This region of Mesoplasma melaleucae genomic DNA includes:
- a CDS encoding ASCH domain-containing protein, with the protein product MTYDICKLKGEDENLESWKDEHRSFFTIVFKRYNLNFTEDMYVLFEEFEVVYR
- a CDS encoding ASCH domain-containing protein, whose amino-acid sequence is MEQKIKQYWEKFKIETNANKDLNYKKDFCFGYDERTYEELLKLVIEGTKKSTSFAFFQYEMDNEEEPKVEDYAIVTDSLRNHKCVIKTINVRYLKI
- a CDS encoding nucleoside deaminase, translating into MIEINKYINKLKVNNKKKDIPVFACVIKDEQIVAYSYNNSYKNKNISGHAEINAINKAVKKLKTNNLSECTLFTTLEPCLMCYGAIKLAKISEVNYLLENNKMSFRNEVNIDEIKLKISKIKNPELEKKYQSLITNFFENIR